Proteins encoded in a region of the Paucibacter sediminis genome:
- a CDS encoding zinc-dependent alcohol dehydrogenase family protein: MTTTSMRALVLEATDGPFLSRTLPVPVPGPGQVLLEIAASGVNPLDGKIRAGKAAHARHALPAVLGMDVAGVVRAVGPGVARLRVGDQVYGLTGGVGGLQGSLAEFAAVDADLLARKPANLSMREAAALPLITITAWEGLVDRARTRAGQKVLVHGGAGGVGHVAVQLAKALGAEVYATVSPEQAETVRRFGATPIDYRTTAVEAYVAEHTGGLGFDVIYDTVGGAVLDAAFQAVRPHVGHVLSCLGWGTHALAPLSFRAASYSGVFTLLPLLTGEGRAHHGHILEEAAKLAERGQLVPLMDARRYTLDSALAAHEEVAAGRARGRLVVEVRA; the protein is encoded by the coding sequence ATGACCACCACCTCCATGCGCGCCCTGGTGCTTGAAGCCACCGACGGGCCATTCCTGTCCCGGACGCTGCCGGTTCCCGTGCCGGGCCCGGGGCAGGTGCTGCTGGAAATCGCCGCCAGCGGCGTGAATCCGCTGGACGGCAAGATCCGCGCCGGCAAGGCGGCCCATGCCCGGCATGCCCTGCCGGCCGTGCTGGGCATGGACGTCGCTGGCGTGGTGCGGGCCGTGGGCCCCGGCGTTGCGCGCTTGCGCGTCGGCGACCAGGTCTATGGCCTGACGGGTGGGGTCGGCGGCCTGCAGGGTTCGCTGGCCGAGTTCGCCGCCGTGGACGCGGACCTGCTTGCGCGCAAGCCGGCCAATCTGTCGATGCGGGAGGCCGCGGCCTTGCCGCTGATCACTATCACGGCCTGGGAAGGGCTGGTCGACCGGGCCAGGACCAGGGCCGGTCAGAAGGTGCTGGTGCATGGCGGTGCCGGCGGGGTCGGCCATGTCGCGGTGCAGCTGGCCAAGGCGCTGGGCGCCGAGGTGTATGCAACCGTGTCGCCGGAGCAGGCCGAAACGGTGCGCCGCTTTGGCGCCACACCGATCGACTACCGGACCACCGCCGTCGAGGCCTATGTGGCCGAGCACACCGGCGGCCTGGGTTTCGATGTGATCTACGACACCGTGGGGGGTGCCGTGCTCGACGCCGCCTTTCAGGCCGTGCGCCCCCATGTCGGCCATGTGCTGAGCTGCCTGGGCTGGGGCACGCATGCATTGGCGCCCCTGTCGTTCCGGGCGGCGAGCTACTCGGGCGTGTTCACGCTGCTGCCGCTGCTCACGGGCGAGGGCCGTGCCCACCATGGCCACATCCTCGAAGAGGCCGCGAAGCTGGCCGAACGCGGGCAGCTTGTGCCGCTGATGGACGCGCGCCGCTACACGCTGGACAGCGCGCTGGCCGCGCATGAGGAAGTGGCCGCCGGCCGCGCACGCGGCCGGCTGGTGGTCGAGGTGCGCGCCTGA
- a CDS encoding SDR family NAD(P)-dependent oxidoreductase yields MTQVWLITGSGSGLGRHIAEAALAAGHCVLATAREVRALDALVERYGPRVRTAALDVRDEAQGVAAVRAAIAAFGRLDVLVNNAGYGDARPFEQIPSEDFRAVVETCLFGVVNLSRAALPLMRAQRSGHIIQISSVGGRITRPGNSSYFAAKWAVGGFTECLAQEAAPFGVAVTALEPGGMQTNWGKRAHGQGVALLPDYEPSVGAFNRMLEDYWGHENGDPAKVAQVVLKLAAAAQLPPHILLGSDAFAYARQAEQERAELADRWQALSVSIDRAASGPVPELAGLADPGPT; encoded by the coding sequence ATGACTCAAGTCTGGTTGATCACGGGCAGTGGCAGTGGCCTCGGCCGCCACATCGCCGAAGCGGCGCTCGCCGCCGGGCATTGCGTGCTGGCGACGGCCCGCGAGGTCCGCGCCCTCGACGCGCTCGTCGAGCGCTATGGCCCGCGCGTGCGTACCGCCGCGCTCGATGTGCGCGACGAGGCGCAAGGCGTCGCGGCGGTACGGGCCGCCATCGCCGCCTTCGGCCGGCTCGATGTGCTGGTGAACAACGCCGGCTACGGCGATGCGCGCCCCTTCGAGCAGATCCCGTCCGAGGACTTCCGCGCCGTGGTGGAGACCTGTCTGTTCGGCGTCGTCAACCTCAGCCGTGCCGCACTGCCGCTGATGCGGGCGCAGCGCAGCGGGCACATCATCCAGATCTCCTCGGTCGGCGGGCGCATCACCAGGCCCGGCAATTCCTCGTATTTCGCCGCCAAGTGGGCGGTGGGCGGCTTCACGGAATGCCTGGCGCAGGAGGCCGCGCCCTTCGGCGTGGCGGTCACCGCGCTGGAGCCGGGCGGCATGCAGACGAACTGGGGCAAGCGGGCCCATGGCCAGGGCGTGGCCCTGCTGCCCGATTACGAGCCCTCGGTCGGCGCCTTCAACCGCATGCTGGAGGACTATTGGGGCCATGAAAACGGCGACCCGGCCAAGGTCGCGCAGGTGGTGCTCAAGCTGGCAGCGGCCGCGCAGCTGCCGCCGCATATCCTGCTGGGCAGTGATGCCTTCGCCTATGCCCGCCAGGCCGAGCAGGAGCGCGCCGAACTCGCCGACCGCTGGCAGGCCCTGAGCGTCTCGATCGATCGTGCCGCCAGCGGCCCGGTGCCGGAACTCGCCGGTCTGGCCGACCCCGGCCCTACCTGA
- a CDS encoding alpha/beta hydrolase, with product MHARPSTTPRHPLGACAAALAGLLLAACASVDVNDADLFVRHQQPMEAGWLAQAQARAAESGAGLEQVQFRSADGTLLGGLFLRQPGARLTAVYFQGAGNIVQRSYPALLRDASQLPLNALFWDYRGMGLSEGVGGTPQLMADAQAAVREARRLSGEALPLAYWGFSLGTLVSAHLARELPPDALLLEGALTTAQAWAENQVPWYAKPFVSIRLADTVRGYDNHQALRELRRPTLMLVGSLDPASPPAFTHSLAQAMQHRDSCLRVVEVPEVAHGGALRKPEGLAAARAWLERGAARQGC from the coding sequence ATGCACGCTCGCCCCAGCACCACCCCGCGCCATCCCCTGGGCGCCTGCGCCGCCGCATTGGCCGGCCTCCTGCTGGCGGCCTGCGCCAGCGTGGACGTCAACGACGCCGACCTCTTCGTGCGCCACCAGCAGCCGATGGAGGCCGGCTGGCTGGCGCAGGCGCAGGCACGCGCCGCCGAGTCCGGCGCAGGGCTGGAGCAGGTGCAGTTCCGCTCGGCCGATGGCACCCTGCTGGGCGGCCTGTTCCTGCGCCAACCCGGCGCCCGGCTGACGGCCGTCTATTTCCAGGGCGCCGGCAATATCGTGCAGCGCAGCTATCCCGCCCTGCTGCGCGATGCGAGCCAGTTGCCGCTCAATGCGCTGTTCTGGGACTATCGCGGCATGGGTCTGTCGGAAGGTGTGGGTGGCACCCCGCAGTTGATGGCCGATGCGCAGGCCGCCGTGCGCGAAGCGCGCCGCCTGTCCGGCGAGGCCCTGCCCCTGGCCTACTGGGGCTTTTCGCTGGGCACCCTGGTGAGCGCCCATCTGGCCCGAGAGCTGCCCCCCGATGCGCTGCTGCTGGAAGGCGCGCTGACCACAGCCCAGGCCTGGGCCGAGAACCAGGTGCCCTGGTATGCCAAGCCCTTCGTGAGCATCCGGCTGGCCGATACGGTGCGCGGCTACGACAACCACCAGGCCCTGCGCGAGCTGCGCCGGCCCACGCTGATGCTGGTGGGCAGCCTGGACCCGGCCAGCCCGCCGGCCTTCACCCACAGCCTGGCGCAGGCCATGCAGCATCGCGACAGCTGCCTGCGCGTGGTCGAGGTGCCCGAGGTCGCCCACGGCGGCGCCCTGCGCAAGCCCGAGGGCCTGGCGGCCGCCCGCGCCTGGCTGGAACGCGGCGCCGCACGGCAGGGTTGCTGA
- a CDS encoding Y-family DNA polymerase: MSPNPPHPLYWLALLLAPPACSDPAARQTLAWWSLQFTPRVALLEDEQEESPAVLLELGASLRLFGGLRALHRRVLREGPAYGVQGLAWAPTSLGALALARAGIVDGLTQDLTPLLDSLPLHSLSAVAAHAPMLARLGCQRLGQLRALPRGPTARRFGPALLQALDQAYGQAPEAHAWVVAPEQFRARLELPYRIENAPALSHYVEQLLRQLCAWLAARHAGIKRLTLAWQHDAMRAREAGSGGQLSLGTADTTRDFGHLARLMREHLAQLTLQAPVGELSLCADEVLALQEHSASLLPPNGAGSPEQPREPLNQLLERMAVRLGPERVRRARLREDHRPECMQDWLAWGQVLPPASMRPALQPQPSWLLEPPLALKTRRDQPVHQGQVLQLLAGPQRIEGGWWGGKAVDPQVQRDYFLARSSSSSASNGLSGLLWIYQERLSTAEQRWFLHGVFA, translated from the coding sequence ATGAGCCCAAACCCGCCCCATCCGCTGTATTGGCTCGCCCTGCTGCTCGCGCCGCCAGCCTGCAGTGATCCGGCCGCGCGGCAGACCCTGGCCTGGTGGAGCCTGCAGTTCACGCCGCGCGTGGCCCTGCTGGAAGATGAGCAAGAAGAAAGCCCGGCCGTGCTGCTGGAGCTGGGCGCCAGCCTGCGCCTGTTCGGCGGCCTGCGCGCCCTGCACCGGCGCGTGCTGCGAGAGGGCCCGGCCTATGGCGTGCAGGGCCTGGCCTGGGCCCCCACCAGCCTGGGCGCCTTGGCTCTCGCCAGAGCGGGCATCGTGGATGGCCTCACGCAAGACCTGACCCCACTGCTGGACAGCCTGCCCCTGCACAGCCTCAGCGCGGTGGCCGCGCACGCGCCCATGCTGGCGCGGCTGGGCTGCCAGCGCCTGGGCCAGCTGCGCGCGCTGCCGCGCGGGCCCACGGCGCGGCGCTTTGGCCCGGCCCTGCTGCAGGCGCTGGACCAGGCCTATGGCCAGGCCCCCGAGGCCCATGCCTGGGTGGTGGCGCCCGAGCAGTTCCGGGCGCGCCTGGAGCTGCCCTACCGCATCGAGAACGCGCCGGCGCTGAGCCATTACGTCGAGCAGCTCCTGCGCCAGCTCTGCGCCTGGCTGGCGGCGCGGCATGCCGGCATCAAGCGGCTCACGCTCGCCTGGCAGCACGACGCGATGCGCGCGCGCGAGGCCGGCAGCGGCGGGCAGCTGAGCCTGGGCACGGCCGATACCACGCGCGATTTCGGCCATCTCGCGCGCCTCATGCGCGAGCACCTGGCCCAGCTGACGCTGCAGGCGCCGGTGGGCGAGCTAAGCCTGTGCGCCGACGAGGTGCTGGCCCTGCAGGAACACAGCGCCTCGCTGCTGCCCCCCAATGGTGCAGGATCCCCCGAACAGCCCAGGGAGCCGCTCAACCAGCTGCTGGAGCGCATGGCGGTGCGCCTGGGCCCCGAGCGCGTGCGCCGCGCCCGCCTGCGCGAGGACCACCGGCCCGAATGCATGCAGGACTGGCTGGCCTGGGGCCAGGTCTTGCCCCCGGCCAGCATGCGCCCGGCCCTGCAGCCCCAGCCCAGCTGGCTGCTGGAGCCGCCGCTGGCGCTCAAGACGCGCCGCGACCAACCCGTTCACCAGGGCCAGGTCTTGCAGCTGCTGGCCGGGCCGCAGCGCATCGAGGGTGGTTGGTGGGGCGGCAAGGCCGTGGATCCGCAGGTGCAGCGCGACTATTTCCTCGCCCGCAGCAGCAGCAGCAGCGCCAGCAACGGCCTGAGCGGCCTGCTGTGGATCTACCAGGAGCGCCTCTCCACCGCAGAGCAGCGCTGGTTTCTGCATGGGGTGTTCGCATGA
- the imuA gene encoding translesion DNA synthesis-associated protein ImuA → MPTAVLAADPSHAALLADARLWRATSLGASASPCIASGFGALDAQLPGGGWPTRMLSEILQAQAGLCEWRLLGPALGRLLQQQAPQPQPMRRKPVTPAPAARPPLLLVNPPQQPHLPGLRAHGITPQQLVWVAPANALQALWATEQAIKANAAGAVLAWLPEARPAQIRRLQAAALGSAAPVFLFRPLAVQTQSSAAPLRLILSPGADWQLQLHILKRRGPAHAQALRLEALPAELAALLAPRQLRPATVIAPSIPAVPKELSHEPKPAPSAVLARPAARAASLQ, encoded by the coding sequence ATGCCAACCGCCGTTCTCGCCGCCGATCCCAGCCACGCCGCCCTGCTGGCCGATGCACGGCTGTGGCGCGCCACCAGCCTGGGCGCCAGCGCCAGCCCCTGCATCGCCAGCGGCTTCGGCGCCCTGGATGCCCAGCTGCCCGGTGGCGGCTGGCCCACGCGCATGCTCAGCGAGATCCTGCAGGCCCAGGCCGGGCTGTGCGAATGGCGCTTGCTGGGGCCGGCGCTGGGTCGGCTGCTGCAACAACAAGCCCCGCAGCCCCAGCCCATGCGCCGCAAGCCCGTCACGCCGGCGCCCGCGGCGCGCCCCCCGCTCTTGCTGGTGAACCCGCCGCAGCAACCCCATCTGCCGGGCTTGCGCGCGCATGGCATCACGCCGCAGCAGCTGGTCTGGGTCGCGCCCGCCAATGCCTTGCAGGCGCTCTGGGCCACCGAGCAGGCCATCAAGGCGAATGCCGCCGGCGCCGTGCTGGCCTGGCTGCCCGAGGCAAGGCCGGCGCAGATACGCCGCCTGCAGGCCGCGGCCCTGGGCTCGGCGGCGCCGGTGTTCCTGTTCCGGCCGCTGGCGGTGCAAACCCAATCCTCGGCCGCGCCGCTGCGCCTGATCCTGAGCCCCGGCGCCGACTGGCAGCTGCAGCTGCACATCCTCAAGCGCCGCGGCCCCGCCCATGCCCAGGCGCTGCGGCTGGAGGCGCTGCCGGCCGAGCTGGCCGCGCTGCTGGCGCCGCGGCAGCTGCGCCCCGCCACGGTCATCGCGCCGAGCATCCCCGCCGTACCCAAGGAGCTCAGCCATGAGCCCAAACCCGCCCCATCCGCTGTATTGGCTCGCCCTGCTGCTCGCGCCGCCAGCCTGCAGTGA
- a CDS encoding GNAT family N-acetyltransferase, with protein MAAPLLLETERLLLRAPADADLDTLFEVHADPVTNHHSPHGPLHARAEAQELLQQWQAHWQQRGFGYWVIALRELPEQVLGFGGIMAKPIDGQEGLNLYFRFRPQAWGQGYASEMALTALGLAFTQLQAPAVLAVVRPANTPSRKTLERIGMRLKGSLADVPGQAPSLLYELTAAQYASSPRQKPEPTPFGA; from the coding sequence ATGGCAGCACCGCTGCTGCTGGAGACCGAGCGCCTGCTGCTGCGCGCGCCCGCCGACGCCGACCTGGACACGCTGTTCGAGGTGCATGCCGATCCGGTCACCAACCATCACAGCCCGCACGGGCCCCTGCACGCGCGCGCGGAAGCCCAGGAGCTGTTGCAGCAATGGCAGGCCCATTGGCAGCAGCGCGGCTTTGGCTACTGGGTGATTGCCCTGCGCGAACTGCCCGAGCAGGTGCTGGGCTTCGGCGGCATCATGGCAAAGCCCATCGATGGCCAGGAGGGGCTGAACCTCTACTTCCGCTTCCGCCCCCAGGCCTGGGGCCAGGGCTATGCCTCCGAGATGGCGCTCACCGCCCTGGGCCTGGCCTTCACGCAGCTGCAGGCCCCCGCCGTGCTGGCGGTGGTGCGCCCGGCCAACACGCCCTCGCGCAAGACCCTGGAGCGCATCGGCATGCGCCTCAAGGGCTCGCTCGCCGACGTGCCGGGGCAGGCGCCCAGCCTGCTCTATGAGCTGACGGCGGCGCAATACGCCAGCAGCCCCCGCCAAAAGCCCGAACCGACGCCGTTTGGGGCGTGA
- a CDS encoding error-prone DNA polymerase, producing the protein MNNQTRGPGGYAELHCLSNFSFLRGASDPEELVRRAHDQGYAALAITDECSLAGVVRAHVGLKRLMGERPELDPELELPQLIIGSEFLVRADDGEAPLFKLVLLAPQREAYGNLSQFITDLRRASLTKGQYRLSWPQLHTASQQAQLDGLLLILLPLRSRSDAELLAQARWLLGAFAGRAWIGVELLSELSDELWLQRLRALSEATEIPLVACGDVHMHVRSRKPLQDVMTATRLNKPIHACGLDLQPNAERHLRSRLRLAQVYPPELLAETLKIAERCHFTLDELRYQYPSEVIPAGETPSSYLRRLTFEGMARRWPADGGAAWLARVEHELALIAELRYEHYFLTVADIVRFARGQGILCQGRGSAANSVVCYCLEITAVDPAESTLLFERFISKERNEPPDIDVDFEHERREKVIQYLYQRYGRHRAALTAVVIAYRARSALRDVGRALDFDAALLEKLAKDHSGWSEDILPPERFAQLQQELGFDAQDTKLQQLITLARQLMGMPRHLSQHVGGFVLTEGPLSRLVPIENASMKDRSVIEWDKDDLDALNLLKVDVLALGMLSALRRCYAMVNRLRGSTLELATTPQGDDPTYDMICAADTIGTFQIESRAQMSMLPRLKPRKFYDLVIEVAIVRPGPIEGGMVHPYLENRAKHPDDVVYPSEDLKAALARTCGIPIFQEQVMQVAMIAAGFTPGEADQLRRAMAAWKRPGDLGKFHEKILDGMRARGYQDAFAESIFKQIKGFASYGFPESHAASFALLTYVSCWLKRHEPAAFLCALLNSQPLGFYTPAQLVQDARRHGVEVLPADVSYSDLDSRLTPEVLGDDAALAQPAVRLGLRLVHGLADAAAERIVAARSAALFSDAQDLALRAALDQREMQLLAAADALSSLSGHRRQQVWQASALRSLPPLLRGSMPAEDELALPAAPEGEEVLWDYASLGLTLRSHPLALLRARLARRGLQSSAELQDWPSGRMVHSCGLVTVRQRPQTAKGTLFISLEDEAGSVQVIVWPDIYKAHRSTILAARLLVVHGRWQHENGVRHLLGQRFEDLTPWLGRLGVSSRDFR; encoded by the coding sequence ATGAACAACCAGACGCGCGGACCGGGGGGATACGCGGAACTCCACTGCTTGAGCAATTTCAGCTTTCTGCGCGGCGCCTCCGATCCTGAGGAGCTGGTGCGGCGCGCCCACGACCAGGGCTATGCGGCCCTGGCCATCACCGACGAATGCTCGTTGGCCGGGGTGGTGCGCGCGCATGTGGGCCTGAAGCGCCTGATGGGCGAGCGGCCCGAGCTGGACCCCGAGCTGGAGCTGCCCCAGCTCATCATCGGCAGCGAGTTCCTGGTGCGCGCGGACGACGGTGAGGCGCCGCTCTTCAAGCTGGTACTGCTGGCGCCGCAGCGCGAGGCCTATGGCAACCTGAGCCAGTTCATCACCGATCTGCGCCGCGCCTCCCTCACCAAGGGCCAGTACCGGCTGAGCTGGCCGCAGCTGCATACCGCCAGCCAACAAGCCCAGTTGGACGGCTTGCTGCTCATCCTGCTGCCGCTGCGCAGCCGCAGCGATGCCGAATTGCTGGCGCAGGCACGCTGGCTGCTGGGCGCCTTCGCGGGCCGCGCCTGGATCGGCGTGGAGCTGCTCAGCGAACTCTCCGACGAGCTCTGGCTGCAGCGCCTGCGCGCGCTCTCGGAGGCCACGGAGATCCCGCTCGTGGCCTGTGGCGATGTGCACATGCATGTGCGCTCGCGCAAGCCCCTGCAGGACGTGATGACGGCCACCCGCCTCAACAAGCCCATCCATGCCTGCGGCCTGGACCTGCAGCCCAATGCCGAGCGCCATCTGCGCAGCCGCCTGCGCCTGGCCCAGGTCTACCCGCCCGAGTTGCTGGCCGAGACGCTGAAGATCGCCGAGCGCTGCCACTTCACGCTCGACGAGCTGCGCTACCAATACCCCAGCGAAGTCATCCCCGCCGGCGAGACGCCCTCCAGCTATCTGCGCCGCCTCACCTTCGAGGGCATGGCCAGGCGCTGGCCCGCGGACGGCGGCGCCGCCTGGCTGGCGCGCGTCGAGCATGAGCTGGCGCTGATCGCCGAGCTGCGCTACGAGCATTACTTCCTCACCGTGGCCGACATCGTGCGCTTCGCACGGGGCCAGGGCATCCTCTGCCAGGGGCGCGGCTCGGCCGCCAACTCGGTGGTCTGCTACTGCCTGGAGATCACCGCGGTGGACCCGGCCGAGAGCACCCTGCTGTTCGAGCGCTTCATCAGCAAGGAGCGCAACGAGCCGCCCGATATCGATGTGGACTTCGAGCATGAGCGCCGCGAGAAGGTGATCCAGTACCTCTACCAGCGCTACGGCCGCCACCGCGCCGCCCTCACCGCGGTGGTGATCGCCTACCGCGCGCGCAGCGCGCTGCGCGACGTGGGCCGCGCGCTGGACTTCGACGCGGCCTTGCTGGAAAAGCTCGCCAAGGACCATTCGGGCTGGAGCGAGGACATCCTGCCACCCGAGCGCTTCGCGCAGCTGCAGCAGGAGCTTGGCTTCGATGCCCAGGACACGAAGCTGCAGCAGCTCATCACGCTGGCGCGCCAGCTGATGGGCATGCCGCGCCACCTCAGCCAGCATGTGGGCGGCTTCGTACTCACCGAGGGGCCGCTGTCGCGCCTGGTGCCGATCGAGAACGCCAGCATGAAGGACCGCAGCGTGATCGAGTGGGACAAGGACGATCTCGACGCGCTCAATCTGCTCAAGGTCGACGTGCTGGCCCTGGGCATGCTCAGCGCGCTGCGGCGCTGCTACGCGATGGTGAACCGGCTGCGCGGCAGCACGCTGGAGCTCGCCACCACGCCGCAGGGCGACGATCCCACCTACGACATGATCTGCGCCGCCGACACCATCGGCACCTTCCAGATCGAGAGCCGCGCGCAGATGTCGATGCTGCCGCGCCTCAAGCCGCGCAAGTTCTACGACCTGGTGATCGAGGTGGCGATCGTGCGCCCCGGCCCCATCGAGGGCGGCATGGTGCACCCCTATCTGGAGAACCGCGCCAAGCACCCGGACGATGTCGTCTACCCCAGCGAGGACCTGAAGGCGGCGCTCGCGCGCACCTGCGGCATCCCGATCTTCCAGGAGCAGGTGATGCAAGTGGCGATGATCGCGGCCGGCTTCACGCCCGGCGAGGCCGACCAGCTGCGCCGCGCCATGGCGGCCTGGAAGCGGCCCGGCGACCTGGGCAAGTTCCACGAAAAAATCCTCGACGGCATGCGCGCGCGCGGCTACCAGGACGCGTTTGCCGAATCCATCTTCAAGCAGATCAAGGGCTTTGCCTCCTACGGCTTCCCCGAATCGCATGCCGCCAGCTTTGCCCTGCTCACCTATGTGAGCTGCTGGCTCAAGAGGCACGAGCCGGCGGCCTTTCTGTGCGCGCTGCTGAACTCGCAGCCGCTGGGCTTCTACACCCCGGCCCAGCTGGTGCAGGACGCGCGCCGCCATGGCGTCGAGGTGCTGCCCGCCGATGTGAGCTACAGCGATCTGGACAGCCGGCTCACCCCCGAGGTGCTGGGCGACGATGCCGCACTGGCCCAGCCCGCCGTGCGCCTGGGCCTGCGCCTGGTGCATGGGCTGGCGGATGCGGCGGCCGAGCGCATCGTGGCGGCGCGCAGCGCAGCCCTCTTCAGCGATGCGCAAGACCTGGCCCTGCGCGCCGCGCTGGACCAGCGCGAGATGCAGCTGCTGGCCGCCGCCGATGCGCTCAGTTCGCTCAGCGGGCATCGCCGCCAGCAGGTCTGGCAGGCCTCGGCGCTGCGCAGCCTGCCGCCGCTGTTGCGCGGCAGCATGCCGGCCGAGGATGAGCTGGCCTTGCCCGCCGCGCCCGAGGGCGAGGAGGTGCTGTGGGACTATGCCTCGCTGGGCCTGACCCTGCGCAGCCATCCGCTGGCGCTGCTGCGCGCACGCCTGGCCAGGCGCGGGCTGCAGAGCTCGGCCGAGCTGCAAGACTGGCCCAGCGGCCGCATGGTGCACAGCTGCGGCCTGGTGACGGTGCGCCAGCGCCCGCAGACCGCCAAGGGCACGCTCTTCATCAGCCTGGAAGACGAGGCCGGCAGCGTGCAGGTGATCGTCTGGCCCGACATCTACAAGGCGCACCGCTCCACCATCCTGGCCGCGCGCCTGCTGGTGGTGCATGGCCGCTGGCAGCACGAGAACGGCGTGCGCCATCTGCTCGGCCAGCGCTTCGAGGACCTGACGCCCTGGCTGGGGCGGCTGGGGGTCAGCAGCCGGGACTTCAGGTAG